Within Porites lutea chromosome 2, jaPorLute2.1, whole genome shotgun sequence, the genomic segment TTTAGATTTGCCCGTCGACTCCGCCGAGGGCAACAGGCAAGTAGATAATCAGGTTAACACATCAGTAGCGAAGGAAGTCCGGAGGGCCAGGAAGACAGCTTGGAGTGTGGCGGTTGCGATAGTTGTAGTAATATTTCTCTCAATGCCAGCCATCGTGGTCAGCATcatgcagattttggtctccgACAATGTGTGtctttttaggcaaaataatCGAGTTTGGATGTGGTGTGCTACACTGTCTCTTGTTAGCTCGGCGCTGGACCCGTGGATCTATGCGATGAGAATAAAGGAGTTTAGAGATTGTTTTAAGCGAACTGTGCGCTTAAACTGACACCCGATAAAAATGAATAGTCTGGACTGAGTATTTGAGCCAAAACCGTTcggaaataccgtaaaattgcgaaaataagccccggggcttatgtttttcaaaggccctttttgaggggcttatattcggaggggcttatctggaagggaaatttgcctttcaaaatcaattgggctagccttattgttggaagtaaatttaccgttttgctttgttttactttgtatttgtaattgagggcaattttccgagtacaagcccccgggggcttatgtttggaggggcgatttaacggagggtttttgcgttaccggtttggggggcttatctttggaggggcttatacatggaggggcttttttttaggatttttacgATATGAAAATAATGTACGTACTTTAACTTCACCTTCAAGGATGAAGGAGGAAGAGTACTTGTAAAGTCATTCTATGTCTTTGAAATcttaataaaaaaatcttttctaatttctgctttatttttccttcattttcgcGGTTATTTTCAGCGTTAGTTAGGCTTCGCGTCACGTGCTTGTTCCCATTCAGTGATGGTATCAATGTTTGGAAGGAGACGGGGGTACGGGCAAAGGTGCGGCATTTGAATTTATTCTCatttttttggtcaaattccTGACTCTTCGGACTGGAAAATAGTTCAGATGTGGTAAAATATCCCTTTGTGGGGTTAACAAAAACATAGTTTGGGGTAAAATTTGTGGTCAAAATCTCCAGAAATGAGACAATGGAAGTGTTCAAATCCGGCACCTATGCCCGTAccctccgcccccccccccccccccccaacccacTCCTCTTCGTCTAGATATTGATACCTGCATTATTAGTCGACTGCCATAGCGCGAATCTCAAGAGAGAAGgcgcctgactttatccataGGAATTTTCCTTTCAAATGTTGGATGTAGTCTGGTTGCTATAGACCCATCATAAAAAAAAACCGGCGAACCTCCGATCTAGGGAAGTATTTGAATGTGTAAAATTATTCAAAAAGCAAGACACTCTCCTCTGTATGAGGTTCGCAGTTTAGTTTTATAAGTCTTTGTTCCCTGCGTCACTAGAAGAACTGCTTTTTGGTCAGATTATTACGGATTTCCTATAAATATGGTATTTGCAGCTAATTAACGggaaaatgcaattttgatgTTGTCCTGGTTGCACCCCTTTTTAAGCCCCATCGTGAGGGTTTTGTATTAACCGTCCGGCCTCACTGTGGGGCATTTGCagtttttctaaaaagaaaTGACAAATGCCCGACAAATGCCTGAGGAAATGACAAATGCGCACGCTTGGAATCGAGCCATAAAATCTAAGATCGACAAGATCAGATAAAAAATCGGTATCCACCTCTATGACCTCTGTCAGAACTGATTATATCATTATAAGCTTCTACCTTCGTTGTCACTGCGTTGTGATCCTTTCGACcaatattttaattattatacttctacatgagaaatttctgcaatttgattggcttagagcagtgatatttcagcttaatttgaaatacctacatgtgaaaattacaaacttatgagggtagtagtataaacaattaatagcatgatttgtacgtgatatttggcataaataccactcgtgatatttcaaaattgtctcaaatttcacttgcctaacggctcgtgaaatgacgtataacaattttgaaatatcactcctggtatttatgccaaatatcactacaaatcatgctattgcCCATACAAATCCGGATCTGGATTTcagtaaagaaacgcaccctgATTACCTCAGTAAACAATTTCGGGGAGTTGGGGGGAAAAACCCACGAAATTCGCCGAAATACGAACATGCTACACTACATAAACCATTAATCGTTAATCATTAACCATAGTCTTAGGCCGATCCCACTGAGAATTAAAAGCTGCGACTTTACACGCAGTCAGGGAAAACGAATCAGTGTTGAATCTACACATCATCTTTTGAGATGCAAACTGTGTTGAAAGTGATTTCAACTGCTTTCTGTTTGGCTGTTTCCTTGGCATCTCTGTTGGAGCCATGGACCGAAGAAgatacaatcagggacaaaagtagttgacacacttgtttaaaaacaGGTGCtcttaacaaacatttaattcatttattatttcattccttttaaacgccgtaaatcccccgaccccccgaatcaatgttgtctgaagtaaaaaaaagacttgagggtccaaaattcaacattgattttggggggaaggggttggggtagacaggggaaggggataagtatatccactatgcaaaaaggggccattttacggaagtgtgtcaacacttttgtccctcattgtctgaatgcaaaattgtgctactgcacacaagttgagccgtgtatgacactgattttaactgaaattaaaggaatcaatgacataattatgttattggtggtgggggtgacatagacttattcacgaccgaaatatagggccaattcgaattacgcgatgacgtaataaaagggctgcgatatccagaattaacgtcgatatggtttacaagctaaaaactgacgctgaaactcgcgcctatgacaacttttgatgaatttcaaggggggttcgtactgaaaatatttttaataaagtggatatttctcgttcttcactttatcctatttttaaggcccaaacaatcacggatagggtaaggattgacacgtagtggggatagtcacttgccggccacggaaatatggagcgttagtgaggagcggccgtcactgcgttcaatatcgaaacgacggaaaagtgaaggtaaattcatggccaattcaataaaaaactaaggactgcgtagcaaacattgcaagtgtacacgaaaacaattactttcaaacCCACCTCGCGaaaccctgtgtgacatgataacgcaacgcaaatagcgtgacatcaGCGCgtatgtctgtgtatttcgactgcatttctcaagcgaaaccctgtgtttttgtgtattgtcggcagagaaaatgaaaagagagctttgaatcGTGAACTGGTAtctgactctcaaagaaaacgacagctcaaactgaggaaaacactgcttccttcgtgttacaacggttaaccacgtttcggcaaacggaaagtaacattagtctgttatgacctcttaatgtcgatatgtattctcgtggttaaccgttgaaactccttatttgcaccacatcgctggaatttttctcgccaagaataggtattgcgaagcactttctacatagcggaatcttcttttgccttttgtgaggaattagcgcataaaaaaggaaaattttccagcgcacggccgtcatcgatcacgtgttatcccgctttacttgtcatcaggtgaacttctgggccaaagtaattgttgttttggcgatgatacaaactggtgtgtctatcttgaaaacaatttctttggcattctgtgatttacgagctgggaaatgaaatagttgtccgtccaacatcaataaacaatcatgaataaatggcaggctgTCATGTAAAATCATTACATTCTTAACCTGGTCTAAGCTGTTCGACGCCTatctacgctaaaggtttggatcagttaggttagaaaaggtctcaaaaaaataaaaaacacatctatatatagggcacagcacaaacggctggcccatcatttgtgaggttcataacctgtatattgttcacgtcctttcactaatggcaaaggtcaatgtcaaaaatattgcatgttccctctgttactctgcagtacttcattcgcttaagtaaccatttaccagaacaattttcattgtaccttaatgttttcatcctttttccactattgataatacttgtgaaaacattacatccgcagcaacggcattgatcacaacacaaatcattTCGTCTCGACCCGGCAGGGtgtcaggaacgcgcgcgggagtacaagattaagtaatgacatacgcttcgtacattttactctacgtatactacaaatcaggacgaaactctaTAAACTGacgtttaaaaacaaacaatttggcccatagagtaacgtcatcgcacaaaaattcagcatcgtcaaaaatctagccggaaaacacagatacatattccagacaatcagggacaaaagtagttgacacacttgtttaaaaacaGGTGCtcttaacaaacatttaattcatttattatttcattccttttaaacgccgtaaatcccccgaccccccgaatcaatgttgtctgaagtaaaaaaaagacttgagggtccaaaattcaacattgattttggggggaaggggttggggtagacaggggaaggggataagtatatccactatgcaaaaaggggccattttacggaagtgtgtcaacacttttgtccctcattgtagcaaAGAAAGTATTATGTCAACAGATTACGTGCAAGGCTCCTTGTGGCCCAAGCCTTGGATATACAATGCGAGCGGGAAGGTGTTTTCACTTGCTTCCAGTGATTTTTCTTTTGATTCCACTGGGGAAACTAGCGATGTTTTAACGGAAGCTCTTAAACGCTACAGAAGCCTAGTTTTTCGAGACCCAATGGAAAAATGTAAAGCAACATTGCCTAAGATCACAAAGTTAACGGTGAAGGTGGAGGAAAAATATTCGCCTCAATCACTGGAAACTGACGAGTCATGTAAGTTTAATATTGAAGAGAATCAATTTTTGGTAGATGCTTAGAAAACATACCCAAGGGGTAAGTGTAGGAAGTTTAAGAAATTTTGCGTGACTAGAGAGTAGGCttgtcccgattgtgctcgtGAAATGCTGAAAAGTTGctcactggaatgccaaaaagttgcaaaaaaattgcaaaaataatataaaaaatgccACCTAAATTTCAAACGTTGCCACCAAagtttcttgatattttcattaaaacatcaattaaaagctaattattttcaattcttcacaataatttttAACATCGGTCAGGAAAAAATAGTTTGAAAACACAGCTTTAAAGAGATGCTCGAAAATAATTCTCTGAACTGTAACTAGGACTTTCCGCAAGTTGCACGCGATTTTCCAAAACGTTTCCTgtaatttctcaaaaaatcGCTCAAACGTTGCTTTTTGTCAcgaaagttgctcaaaattgctcgaaaaaacaaaaactttttttggtcTCATGCTAAAACATGCAAAATGTACgacaaaagtaagatttctaaacatttttgaccaaaaacgtAAAGAGCCAATATAATTGTggaatgaccttcttcaccgGCGACACTCAAGTCAGTCGAGTGTGAATCTTCGTCCACAATTTTGGATTTTCTCTCTAAAAACCTCTGACCTAGCAGCTCGGCTACTTTTATCTTGCGCCCATGATCTTCCACAGGGGGAGGATttggctctttttttttttaaggatacTTCATAAATTCTCTActgaaatatggaagaaaggcaAATTTACGCTGTAAAAGCTGCTCCGATATCTCAGCGTTTTTAAGCACGTTTAAATGCCTTTTTGGCCTGCGAAACGTCAAGTTAAAGGTTATATCTGCGTTCAACAGGTTGATAACCATTTAAGAAATTCGCATAAATTAAACTTTTCTATGAGAACGTTAACTTTTTCGCGTTTCATATCGATATGTTCTCTAAaccaatattttgctcaaaaactcCTTAGAAAGGTAAAAGTTGCTCAAGGTGGCTAGaaccgcaaaaagttgctccaaacgccaaaagttgctcaaaagttaccgagcacaatcgggacagAACTACTAGAGAGTTGACATTGCGTGACTAAGTGTCTAGTACCGTAAACGTCCGCTCATAAGCCCCCCAGTTATtagcccatctacctgtaaaaaAAATGCATCCGGTTATAAGTTCCCCCGGATATAAGCCTCCTTCTAGCATGTactgaaatgaattcgatttgtTAAGtatttttgaagcttaaaaaagggagtaaattATAAAAGTATTTATATCAGCACTGCTATGTAGCTTTTTTTTTGTCCGGTTGTAAGCGcccccggatataagcccccccccccccccctccatttAGAAGCCCTCCTGAAACCCCTTACGAAGTTATATAAAacccagggcttataagcggaagTTTACAGGTATTTTCCCACTACCTTTGTATTACCTTAcattttctatttgaaaaaaGGAGCCACCCATCTGAAAATTTTGTGGCCGAATCTATTGTAGAAATATAGTTTGGTACAGTTGGTGAATAAGCCTGTAGTTTTAGCTCctgaaagaagtaaaaaaggaGTTCTTGGGTATAACGTGGAAGCAAAACGAAAttaaaagacttttcaactTAAGGCCTGAAATCTATTGTTTAGTATAAATtcataaatattaataaaaatgatgataaaataCTTCCCAGAAATCATTAATTTATTATATTTGCTTGATTACTCTTGAACTAATCTTGTTTTGCACTGTCTCATTCACATACCCTTGTGATAGTTGGCCCCACATCATCTCTTAATGCCAAGACAGTCTGGGGTGCACTGAGAGGTATGTAAAGGCTGTGACTCAGTTATCTATTCATAGCACACCTACAGGACAAGCTCTCAGTTTCCTTTTATGAGAAGATGTCCACACATATGATATAGTCAATATAGTTGGCTGTCCAGAGCCACGTTTCCCAGATGTCTACCTTTGATAAGTCTCCACGTATCAAGAATGTCTGTCTCGTTCTATTTTGGTGGATGATGGCCAGTCACTCAACCCCCAATTCCcctccacctcccccccccccccccaccttctCCCTCTTCCTTAATCTTTCAAGGGTCCTGTTGAGACTCTCCTTGTAATTCTATTAATTTCATTAATACTGTCATTATGTCCTTCATTTAACAGGTCTTGAAACTTTCAGTCAAGCTGTTTACGAGGATGAGACTGGATTTGTGAGGCTTTACTAAATAATTACACGATTTTGTCTCTTAACCTCTTTTGACTTTTCATTATATAGGTGACGTAGATTTTATTATATTGCACATAGTGTCTTAAAGTGGAAGTGTGCAGCCCCTTCCATATCTGGGGCAAATCCAGGACAATCTTATATCCAGATCTCTTGTGGACAAAGCCAGTCGCTCctacaagagatctgggtacgagattaaatCTAGGAATTTGATTGGCGTGAAAACGAAGAGGAAGAGAATAGATCAGTTTCAAAACATGTAATTTTTGTGTATTCTTTTACTATCTAAAAACCTCTCATTTCAGTACCTTGCCAATGGGTCATCAATCAGTGACTACCCACGATTTCGCCACAGAGGATTCATGATTGACACATCCAGACATTTTTTGGAGCCTTCTGTCATTTTTAAGTTCATCGTAAGTCGCCGTATTCTTGGCGGGAAAAATAAGGTTTCGCACAACCCACCTATTAGAAAAGTTTTGAAGGCACATTGTGGCAGATCTTGATCCCGTGAATAAATACCTGGTAGTTAGTGGATTCAAATGAATGAATGTGTAAAGACTAGAGATATTTTTCACCAAACGGGAAACTTAAGgcgtgtttaatattttcttttataatCTCTATTCAACTGTTGTGACATGCGCAGAGGAAATTTGTGATACTTAACGGTGTCAACTTATCAAGGTATCTTGATAAAGACAATATATACTGTgatttttggaatattttatgCGTTTCCTTAGCCTTTCTAACTGAATCGGTTCCCTGTGGTTTTGGGACCCTAAAAAACCCGCCCTAAATAAAAACCTATACCCTAATTGGACTCTACTCACTGGCAGGTGAAGTTTAGGAGGTCAGGTTCTTCCATAATCATCCGCTGTCAAACTTATTCTAATCCGTGGGATGTGCGAAATCCCCCTATGCTACCAGACTATTTgccttattttgttttgttattgcttcTATGGGTTTTAATCAGTAAATTGAACAAGTGCCTTTTCTGCCTGTCCTTAGGAAGCCATGTCTTACAGTAAGTTTAATGTCCTTCACTGGCATGTAGTGGATGACCAGTCATTTCCATTTGTTAGTGACAACTTTCCTGAATTAAGTGGGCAGGTATTTGATGCTTAATTGAGGTGTATACAGATTGTGTATTCACCTAACATTCATTTAAGGCTATGTTTATACAATACCTTgaataccggatagcttttgcaccGGCAAGAAAACCATACTGGATGGGGCTTCTTTTCTTACATAAGAACGATGATTTCGGTGCGATTTCTATAACGGAGTGAAGCTTGGTcgcgccgatctcgaaagtggagcgtcGCATATCGGATACAAGGTTTTGTGTTACTCACGCCTTGGTGGAGTGTGAACAGGTATATTCGGACCTTAGAGAAGTGAATAAGTAGGAAAGAGGACTGCTgacccactgagacggaagtaactattcaggagtgaggaccGGAGAACAATCTCGGCCAACCGCTCCGGCACGATGTttgatgtgtgtgaacgacttgttccagttctgtaTTGTTGCTGTTCTGGTACTCGTTCAATATGAAACGTATAGTGTGAAACTAGCCTAAAAAAATCTTTCCAAAGACAAATTCATCAATTTCTTCTTACGAAGCTTGGGATCGAGATTGATGAAGTTTAAGTGCCCTTTCTTTCGCTGGAGTTTGAAAATGAATACTCAGAATTATTGTATTCTTCACAGAACTGTAATACATTTACATACATCGCCCGCCTTGATTAACTCTCGTTTTACATGCGTAGtgtattttttatacatttgaaCCAAGTATTATTGAATTTATggataaataaatgaaacaaaaagaaattggtCGGGGCAGCGGATTTTGAAGGGATCTTCGACTTCTTCCAAAGGGAAAAGGGGGAATCAATGTACCAGTGTTCCTCTTTAGACTGATCGCAATGGGAGAGCTATTTTCAGTGTAATAGACGATATCATAGACCCAAAGTTATAGTATTCAACTTTGGTAACGGAAAATTCAATCGAAGTTAAGCTTAATTATATCTGACGGCGTACTTGGAAAGATTAGAGTTCCAATGATAAATCAGATCATACTTCAAAATGTTCCATTATGATAATAGCAGCCACAGAGAGCCAGGAACCCAATTTTTGTTGCGGAAGCGTAAATGAAACAATCAGTCTGTTAATTGATTCACCTGTTAAGTCACTCAACCCaccaaccaatcaatcaattagTCAGTCAACCAAAATTAGTTGATCGTTGTCATTCGTagaggttttcttttctttttttttcctaggGTGCTTACAACAACAAAACCCACATTTATACAAAAGAGGATGTCAATAACATTATCGAGTACGCTAGGATGCATGGGAGCAGAGTTGTTCCAGAATTTGATACGCCAGTAAGGACGACTATAAAGGGTGTATGAAGTACAATGGGATGACAGGTCGCGTGCACGCAACAGCATGAAACCAGCATTTTCACCCACTGAACAGGAGTACAACATATTGGTCTAACGTCACCCAACAATGTTGTATGGTGTTGGGTGCGTTCGAACGGACCTAAGTGTTTTAGTCAATCAAACCCAGGGTCCGCAAAATTTTTTGAACGAACAAACACTTGCATGGATCCGCCTTTTCGTTTACACGGGACCTGCAGAACCGTCTACGTTTTTCAACAACAAATAATAGAATTTGTACGATTCCGTGTGGACGGGTTGCACAGGTAAAAAACTGAATCgcccgttcaaaaatttgtccagaGCCGTGTTAACGGGGTTTCACTTGCCAAGTCAGTTCCCATGAATCGCGTTTGCCATTTGCATTTATCAGTTACATTAACCGGAAAACTCCCGTAAATGGCTGAAAGTGGTATCAAATCATGATGGCTTTGAAGAACACAAACGGAACACGGatttccgtttggaacattCCGACCTGGGAAACAGGGCTACCTTTTCAGACGTTCTGTTGCTCCCTGGAATTTTCCACCGGAACGACCCTAAcagtcgtgttccatttactttccagCCGGATCTTCCGGAAACGTTTTGCCaatggtaaacaaccaaaatttgccAATTTGAGCATCGCGGTCGAATTTGTGTATTCTCTCAAAACAATCGAATTTCGACAAGTCTTAATGTTAATACGTCATTGGTGTGAACATCTACTGTTATGACTTCATCCAAAAAAGTAACAGTTATCACTTCGACCCATTATTTTGCATCAACGTCTATAagattttctgttgttttgaaaCTAGACCGCGATTTCTCACATTGCTATGTTTTTAATTGTAGAGTGGGAGTTGACAATCTCATTGACCTTTATAAACATCCGGGAGCCTGTCACAATTTgttaacaaacaacaaaggaTTGTGCTCCGTCAGGGAGCTCTCTCTTGTAATACACCGAATAAACGTTTGCCGACCTCTCCGGAAACCAACTTCCGATTAATTTCAAGCttttaattggtctaaaaataactttgatgACATTCACATCAGTCCCCAGGGCGACACTGGGCGTTACCCTCTCTgtcccattattctctcttaGTATGAGTCATTGAGTGCTCAACCAGTTCTTGCACAACTTGATTTtaaaaacccctataaaccaCTGTGGTAAACGCCACATTAGGGTACCTTGAGTAAACGCTAAAAAAACTGTTATATCCTTGTTGGGTTGACTACatattaatattttcttttagggTCACACTAGATCGTGGGGAAgcataaagaatttattaacgCCATGTTACTCTAAAGGAAAGCCATCAGGGTGAGAAAACCTATGTTGAAGAACGCTGCGGATTTTGCTGTTAGTTTTTCACGTGTTAACTTTAATGAGTAACCTGCGTTAAAACTCAAAAAGTTAGTTTTGTCTACCAGGTTGTTAAGGTCAATTTGCTATTgtaaagaatattttcaatatccgGAGTATAGTAGTGTCTTCCTTTCTATTATCCTGATAATAAGGACTTTAATTTTCATCGTGCATTGTGCCTCTTCACCCGATTCCCTGTTTAATAGCAGAGGCCTCTGTACCCTTTCCTCTTTTGCCTAGTTGTATATATGCTGCGTTATTGACCAAACGTGAGGTTAAGATGGCTGGTTATTGACCAAGGtcttttttttggcctttttacgGACCTAGTCGAAACAAGAGGGAACTCTCTTTTGTTAGAAATCGCGGTTAATAAAAACGCAAACGCCACTTTCCAGCCATCTCGATCGAGAAAGGTGATAACCCATATGTTAAGCAAATAATTTATCCGTCTTTACCTGTCCAATCATCCTTGCTTTCAATGTCAAGGATTTATTACATGTCTAAAAGACCTTCTTACGGGGCCAAagcgggaaatcccgagcgggCAAGATAAGCCCATCTTGCCTGCTCaaaaagccaatcagaacacaggattcgcTTCGTCTTGCTCCCTTCCTTAACCAGCAACATGATGGGTCACGGTTAGTAGCAATATTCATAGGCGCATGCTTCAAACTCCAGGAACTAGACAACTGATTTGTAGGTTCCGGCTAAGCTCTGCCGTCGCCATACATCAGTGGATTAGCGTCCAGGTGGGGTGAGGGGGGGATTGCCCCCTTTCCGATAAACAGTTATGTACCTTTCCGTTACTTTTGCAGGTCATATGGACCAATCAATCCAACTCTGGACTCCACCTTCACATTTTTGAAGACGTTTTTCTCAGAAGTTGCCGAGAGATTTCCTGATCATTACCTTCACTTGGGAGGGGACGAAGTCGGTGATAAATGTTGGTATGTGAACGCACTAGGTTAACAAACGAAGGAATGTAAGTGCTTTACATTGGCTGCTTCTTAGTGTTGATCTATCAAAAAATGTCTGGACAAATATGTTGTTGTGGTGTGAATATTGTTAGGtatcttttcaatttttagtgTTCATGCGCATGCGTTTTTTTGGTGATCGAACAACCCGAGAAGTACCAAAACAATCTTCTTGTTTTCCTCTCCTTACAGGGCAAGTAATCCTAACATTACAGCGTGGATGCAGAAGATGGGATATGGACAAAACTATTCTCTTCTTGAGCAACATTACGAACAGAAGTAAGTTGAGCCTCATACTAAGGACGTTACTGGATAGAGTCAAACCTCTGCTGACGGCTATCCCAGGGGTGTAGGGCCATCCCAGGGATGTAGGGGGCGGGCATGCAATGGAAACGTGGGTAGACCGGGTGtcaagttcaggaaaagaaatatCATCATGGAAATTTCgggtcgtagttgtgcagtgacggCGAAAAATTGTActgtaccaaaaagtgtgatgcTCGTGCAGAATTATTGTTTTGCTTGTGTTTTTGTCCAGGGTGACAAAGGGGTTTTCCGTGACGTGTGATGAGACCCAAACAGTATCAGCGTGATGCGTGATCGTGCCCAAATTAGCCACGAGGCGTGAATGGGCTTCGGAGTGTGATGCGTGCTTTACTATTTTCACAACGCGTGAAGCgtgattttcctttgaaatgttCACGATGGTTAATGATTATCGTTTGAAACTAGAAGCAGAGGCATTTAAGATAGATATTTGTGACACCAACTTCTTGCCCTTTTCCCTCGTTCCCCGACCTCTGATTTCATCAGATCAAATGTTAATAGGATACTTGTTAATGtctataatattttattttattttccgtcATGCGTGatagcttgaaaaaaaaaaaaaaatcggcgtgATGCGTTTGACGTTCCCATCCCCAATGCTGTCGTGGCCACATAAGCTCTCTACTGGTAAACTAAATTCGCGTCCATTCCACGTCTGTATGTACAGCTCATTAATGACGATATGCAAACGTGATCCTAAGAAGGTCTTTTGGAAAtcgaaagaaaaacaacaaaagccaAATGTTGGTGAAACCCTTGCGATGACATATGATTTGTTATGATGTATATAGGACCCTGAATTATCACGTGATTCATCTCTGAATTCTTGTCATATTTTCAGCCTCCTACAGATAGTAGCCGCCCTTGACAAGAGTTACATTGTGTGGCAAGAAGTTGTTGATCGTGACATCAAAGTCCTCCCTGATACTGTGGTGAATATTTGGAAAGGTGGCTGGAAGAATGAAATGGCAAAAGTGACGAGCAAGGGGCTCAGAGCAATTCTTTCATCTTGCTGGTATCTCAACCGCATTCATTTTGGAATAGACTGGTCACAGGTACTTTTTGCTTTTATCAGGCTTAATTCAGCCTTTGACTAAGATGTTAAGTGCCAGTGACAGTTGTACTTGTAATGTAACGAAATTAAACTGGAcctcttcttgttctttttcagtACTATACTTGTGATCCAACAGACTTTACTGGTAAGAAATCAGTCGCAC encodes:
- the LOC140926202 gene encoding beta-hexosaminidase subunit beta-like, whose translation is MQKGAILRKCVNTFVPHCSKESIMSTDYVQGSLWPKPWIYNASGKVFSLASSDFSFDSTGETSDVLTEALKRYRSLVFRDPMEKCKATLPKITKLTVKVEEKYSPQSLETDESYTLVIVGPTSSLNAKTVWGALRGLETFSQAVYEDETGFVRLY
- the LOC140928619 gene encoding beta-hexosaminidase subunit beta-like, which encodes MSYSKFNVLHWHVVDDQSFPFVSDNFPELSGQGAYNNKTHIYTKEDVNNIIEYARMHGSRVVPEFDTPGHTRSWGSIKNLLTPCYSKGKPSGSYGPINPTLDSTFTFLKTFFSEVAERFPDHYLHLGGDEVGDKCWASNPNITAWMQKMGYGQNYSLLEQHYEQNLLQIVAALDKSYIVWQEVVDRDIKVLPDTVVNIWKGGWKNEMAKVTSKGLRAILSSCWYLNRIHFGIDWSQYYTCDPTDFTGTDKQKELVIGGTGCMWGEYVDGGNILPRTWPRALVVGERLWSSKETTNLADATGRLWEHRCRYVRRGIPAEPGVRSKYCRYETRFN